Below is a window of bacterium DNA.
CGGTAAAGGGCGACCATCATCAGACCGAGCAGGATGACGGAAAGTGCGAAACCCAGCAAGGGTTTATGTTCGATCTGCGGCACCCGCTTGATATATCGCAGCAGCAGCCAGGGGATAATGATCCCCTTGGTCAACAGACAGGTCGCCGCCCAGAGATAGAGGCTCCCGTTCGCAGTCAGCCAGGCATAAGTGATCAGGAGCAGGCAGATCAGCAGGGACTGGGTCAGATAGGCCCATGCCGCGATTCGCAGCTTGCGGATTTCCACTGCCGCTACCGAGGCCATAAGAATGGCCATGGTCAAGGTGACCAGAGTCTGACCGGCGATCATGGGGCCTCCTTCCGCCCCGGGGCGCCATGCGGCATCGAGGTGCCAACATAATTACGCCCCTGGCGCATCCGCCGCGTCGGAATGCGGTCGATGGCATTCTCGGTTTCGAAACAGCGACCGCAGCGTTTGCAGGTGAGCATGAAGAGCTGCTGCTCGATGTAAAGATCGGTCTTGTCATCAGTGGCCGATTCAAAGAGCGGCGTCATGGTGATAGCTCCTTCGGGACAGACCTCCGCGCAACGGCCACAGTAGGTGCAACGGTCGAGGATAAACTCCATCCGCGTCTGATCGCCCTCATCATGACAACGGATCAGGCGCGAAGGGCAGACGTTGGCGCAGCCCCCGCAGCCGATACATCGGGAGGCGTCGACGTCGATCTTGCCGCGAAATCCCTCCCCGGTCTCGGCCCCTGGTCCGAACGGATAGGGCAGTGTTACGCGCAGATTGCCGAAGCAGATCTGGGCTTCCTTGATTTTGGATTTGAACATAGATGCTCTTCAATCCTTGATTTGATCCTAGGAGCCAG
It encodes the following:
- a CDS encoding 4Fe-4S binding protein translates to MFKSKIKEAQICFGNLRVTLPYPFGPGAETGEGFRGKIDVDASRCIGCGGCANVCPSRLIRCHDEGDQTRMEFILDRCTYCGRCAEVCPEGAITMTPLFESATDDKTDLYIEQQLFMLTCKRCGRCFETENAIDRIPTRRMRQGRNYVGTSMPHGAPGRKEAP